CTCGGCCTCGGTCTCGGCGCTGGCCCGCTGCTGGGCGGCCTCGGCCGTGCGCAGGGCCAGGGCGTTGTCCTTGAACACCTGCACCGAGCGGGCCATCGCCCCCACCTCGTCCTTGCGCTGGGCGCCGACAACCTCGACGTCCACCGAACCCTGCGCGAGGACTTCCATCGTCCGCGAGAGGTTGCTCAGCGGGGCCGAGATCTTCGAGCGGCCAATCCACAGGGCGAAGACCAGGGCGGCGGCCGAGGCGATCAGCCCGAAGGCGATCGACATCATCGTGCCGGTCGCGGCCGACTTGGCGGCCTCGACCACCATGGTGTGGGTCTCGTCGCTATGGGTGTTGGTATAGGTCGAGACGTCCTTGGTCAGGCTGGCGATGTCGGGGTCGATCACGCCCATGACCATCTTGGCCGCGTCGTTGGCGTTCTGCAGACCCAGGTCCGCGCCTTGGCGGGCGCTGGAATAGACACGGTCCAGGCGGGTCTGGAAGTCGGCGATCTTCTTGGCGGAGGCCGGGTCGGCGGTCTTGATCTTGCCCAGGGCGACCTTGGCTTCCTTGTACGAGCTGTCGATCTCGTCGCTGGCCTGCTTGGCTTCCGGCGAGGAGGCTTCGTTGGCGATCGTGCGATAGGCGGCGTAGCCGATGGTCGCGACCCGGCGGTTGAAGCGCGAGGCCTCGAGCTCGGCCGGGGCGCGCTGTTCGACGAGAACCTTGGTGGCGGCTTCGGAAACCTTCGACTGCCAGGCGCCGACGGCGGTGATCGAGAGGGCGACCACGGTCAGGATAATGGCCGGAAGAGCCACCTTGGTCGAGATTTTCAGATCGTCGAATTTCATCGCTAACCTCATATCCAGAGGTCCCGTCGAGATAGAGGGACCTCCGTCTTAGGGATCAGAAGGCGACTAACGCCGTAAAAACGCAGTTAACTGCACGGCTTACAGGCGCCCTTAGCGACGGAATGTCACATCGCTGTCGCGATGTTACGCACGCGGGTGGGCTTTGCCGTAGGCGGCCAGCAGGCCGGCCGCGTCAACCTGGGTGTAGCGCTGGGTGGTCGACAGCGAGGCGTGGCCCAGCAGGTCCTGGATCGAGCGCAGGTCGGCGCCCGCTCCCAGCAGGTGGGTGGCGAACGAGTGGCGCAAGGCGTGCGGCGTGGCGCGGTCCGAAAGGCCCAGGCGGCTCCGCAGGGTCTGCATCGTCGCCTGGACGTGGCGCGGCGACAGCGGCCCGCCGCGCTTGGCGCGAAACAGCGGGTCGTCGGGACCGAGCGCGAAGGGCAGGGCGGCCAGATAGGTGTCGATACGCTCGCGGACGATATCCAGAACCGGCACGATCCGGGTCTTGCCGCCCTTGCCGGTGATCCGCAGGCTGTCGGCCAGGGGCGCGTCGCGGCGCAGCAGCGAAAGACCCTCGGAGATCCGCAGACCGCAGCCCCATAGCAGGGTCAGCACGGCCTCGTCGCGGGCGACTTCCCAGTCCTCGCGGTCGGGGTCCAGCGACAGCTCGGCGATCAGGCCGTGGGCCTGGTCCTCGGAGACGGGACGCGGGGCGCCGACCTTGATGCGGGGGCCGCGCACCAGGCCGATGGCGGCGTTGGGCGTGCCCAGCCGATGGTCCAGATAGCGATGGAAGGCGCGGATCGACGACAGGCTCTGCGACAGCGAACGGGGCGAGAGGCCGTCTTCACCGCTTTCGCCGGGATCGCGGCGGAAGGCCAGGTAGGCGCGCAGTTCGGCGGCGGTGATCGTTCCCATGTCGGCGGTCGACAGGGTTTCGCCGCGATGGCGCTCCATGAAGTTCAGATAGGCCAGGACGTTGTCGCCATAGGCCCGCACGGTGCGCGGCGAGGCGCGCCGCTCGTTGGCCAGATGGTCCAGCCAGGCGGTCAGGGCCTGGCGGGCGGTCGTCACAGGATCGGCCAGCGCTCGGCCGTGCGCTCGACGACGCGGGCCAGGAAAGCGACGAGGTCGGAGCCCATGTCGGCGGTGAAGCCTTCGGGGTCGGACGAGCCGAAGGCCAGCAGGCCCTGGCGCGACGGTTCCCACAGGGCCATGCGGACCAGGGCCATGCTCTTGATCTCTTCGATGCGGTCGCCGAACAGGCCCAGGGCCGGGGCGTGGAAGCCCATGCGGGCCACGCCATGGTCGCCCATGGTCATCTCGATCTGGCCGGCGATCAGGGCGTGCCAGCCGGCGGGGACGCGGCCTGGGCCTTCCAGCACGACGACGCCGGCGGCCAGGCCAAAGCGCAGGATGGCCATTTCGTCGACCCGGCGGGCGAGATCCGAATGGTTGCGGGCGTCCAGCAGGTCGATGACCGCGGCGTGGCTCTGGGCCTGGGCCGAGAAGTTGGCGCGGGCGGTGGCCTCGATCTGGCGGCGGAACAGGGCTTCGCGCTCGTGGGCGGCCGAGACCCGGGCCAGGGCGGCGGGGCCGAAATCGACGACGTTGCTGGCGTCCGGACGCAGGCCCAGGTCGCTGAGCAGGTCGGGATCGCCGTGCAGGAAGTCGGGCTCGGCCAGCAGGAAGTCGCGGACCAGAGCGGGATCGACCGTCAGGGGCAGCCTGGCTTGCGTCGCGTCGGTCATGGCTGGGCCTACTCCGTTCACACTTCGTCCCCATATCGTTCACATTAGGGGACCATCCCCGATGAAGCCCCAAGTCGGTTAACAGCGGCTTGATGGGGCGATGACGGGTCCTCTCGACCTGGGGACGTTTCCAAGGCAGAACCCGATCTTCCCCATGTCTGGTCCCATGCCCCGCATAGCCTCCGTCCTGCTGCCCATGCCGCTGCCCGAGGCGTTCGACTACGCCGAGCCGGAAGGGCTGGGCCTGATGGTCGGCGACCACGTGGCCGTGCCGCTGGGGCCACGCGTGATTCGCGGGGTGGTCACGGCCCTGCGCGACGGCGCCGGCCATAACCGTCCGCTGAAGCCGGTGCTGGAGCGGGTGGACGATCCGCCGCTGCCGCCGGGTGTCCTGACCTTCGTGGAATGGGCGGCGCGCTATTCGGTCGACATTCCCGGCTGGCCCCTGGCCATGGCCCTGCGCGGCCTGCGCCATCCGGCCGCCAAGCCCGACAAGGCCCTGGCCCTGACCGGGACCCAGCCCGCCCGCATGACCCCCGCGCGCCTGAAGGTGCTGGCGGCGGCGCAAGCCGGCCCGATGGCTTCCGGCGCCCTGGCGACCGCCGCCGGGGTCTCGGCCGGCGTGGTGAAGGGCCTGGTCGACGAGGGCGCGCTGGCCGTGACCTGGATCGAGCCGGACAGCAGCTTCCCCCAGCCCGACCTGTCGCTGCCGCCCCAGACCCTCAATCCCAGCCAGCGGGCCTCGGCCGACGTGCTGTCCGAGATGCTGGGCGCCGGCGGCTTTCAGGCCGCCTTGCTGGACGGGGTGACCGGCTCGGGCAAGACCGAGGTCTATCTGGAGGCCGTGGCCGCCGCCCTGGCCGCCGATCCGGACAGCCAGGTGCTGATCCTGCTGCCCGAGATCGCCCTGACCCAGGCGGTGATCGCCCGCTTCGAGAGCCGGTTCGGCGCCGCGCCGATCGAGTGGCATTCGGGCGTTTCGCCGCCCAAGCGTCGCCGGGCCTGGGAGGGCGTGGCCACGGGCAGGGCGCGGATCGTGGTCGGCGCCCGCTCGGCCCTGTTTCTGCCGTTCCGCAGGCTGCGGCTGGTGGTGGTCGACGAGGAGCACGACGGCTCGTTCAAGCAGGAAGAGGGCTTCATCTACCAGGCCCGCGACCTGGCCGTGGCCCGCGCCAAGATCGAGGGCGCGCTGGTGGTGCTGGCCTCGGCCACCCCGTCGCTGGAAAGCCTGTGGAACGCCCAGCAGGGCCGCTATCGCTGGCTGCGGCTCAGCGCTCGTCACGGCGCGGCCCAACTGCCCGACATCGGCCTGATCGACATGCGCGAGACCCCGCCGGAGCCCGGCCGCTGGCTGTCGCCGCCGCTGGTCAAGGCCGTGTCGGTGGCGCTCTCGCGGGGCGAGCAGTCGCTGCTGTTCCTGAACCGCCGGGGCTATGCGCCGCTGGTGCTGTGCAAGGCCTGCGGCGAGAAGATGAAGTCGCCCGACACCGACAGCTGGCTGGTCGAGCACCGCTATACCGGCCGGCTGGTCTGCCACCTGACCGGTTTCTCGATGAAGAAGCCCGAGGCTTGCCCGCACTGCGGCGCCAAGGACAGCCTGACCTCGATCGGTCCAGGGGTGGAGCGGGTCGAGGAGGAGGCGCGCCACCTGTTCCCCGACGCCCGGGTGGCGGTGTTCTCGTCCGACACGGTGTTCGACGCGGCCGGGGCGCGGGCCCTGGTCGACAGCATGGCGGCCGGCGAGATCGACATCCTGGTGGCGACCCAGGCCGCCGCCAAGGGCCACAACTTCCCCAACCTCACCCTGGTGGGCGTGGTCGACGCGGACCTGTCCCTACGTGGTGGCGACCTGCGGGCCGGCGAGCGGACGTTCCAGCTGCTGGCCCAGGCGGCGGGCCGGGCAGGAAGGCACGAGAAGCCGGGGCGGGCTCTCCTTCAGACGTACTCTCCCGAGCACGGCGTGTTGCAAGCCCTCAAGGCCCAGGACCGCGACGCCTTCGTCGAGGCCGAGATGGCCATGCGCCAGGAGGCGGGCCTGCCGCCGTTCGGACGGCTGGCGGCGGTGATCGCCACCGGTCCCGATCCGGTGGCCCTGGAGGCCTATTGCAACGCCCTGGCGGCCGCGACGCCCAACGCCGACGGGGTCGAGGTGTTCGGCCCGGCCGACGCGCCCCTGGCCCTGGTGCGCGGGCGACGGCGCAAACGCTTCCTGGTGCGCGCGGACCGCTCGGTGGACCTGCAAGGCTTCCTGGCCGCCTGGCGGGCGCGGGCCAAGGTCCCGAACTCGGTCCGCGTGGTGTTCGACGTGGACCCGTACAGTTTTCTGTGAGGGAAAAGCCCCCTCTCTCATAGAGAGAGGGAGGGGCCCGCCGCCGCAGGCGGTGGGAGGGTGAGAGGTTACAATCTCTCCGAACGAAGCACGATCGGGCGATCGTCGACGACCGCGCTGGGATTGGGAGGGAGCTCTTCTGCCAGAGTCTGGTTTTTGGTCGCGCTCATAGCGATATGCGTGATCAGTTTCCTGGAGGCTGCGCAGCCGAAAGAATCGGGATTTTCCGGCGGGCGGTGAAACCTCTCACCCTCCCACCGCTTCGCGGCGGGTCCCTCCCTCTCTCTAAGAGAGAGGGTGTTCGCGCTGACCCCTAGACCGGTTCCTTCTCCAGCACCGGCTCCACGGGCATGCGCCCGCGCAGGGTGATGGTCGGCAGCAGCAGGGTCGCTGCCAGGCCCAGCCCGGTCACCAGGATGCCGCCGGCGAAGACACCGGTCAGGGCGTGGGTCAGGGCCTGAGCCAGGGCCGGGTCGGCGTGACGGGCCGCGCCCTGGGCGGTGGCCTTCAGGGCCATGCCCTGCAGGGCGCCCAGGTCCAGCCCCTGGCCCTCGCTGGCCAGGCGATGGGTCAGCAGGGCGCCGAAGATCGCCACCCCGATCGTCGAGCCGATCTGGCGGAAGAACTGGTTGGAGCTGGTGGCCACGCCGATGTCGCGCACCTCGACCGAGCTCTGGATGGCGATGTTGAACAGGCTCTGGCTGGGGCCCAGTCCCAGGCCGACGATGGCCATCCGCCAGCACAGGTCGGGCAGGGTGGTGTGGACGCCGCAGCGGCTCAGCAGCCAGAAGCCGGTCATCAGCAGCACGGCGCCGGCGATCAGCAGGGGCTTGTACCGGCCCGTCCGGCTGACGATCTGGCCGGCGGCGGTGGAGCTGACGATCAGCCCGCCCATCATCGGCAGGATCGCCAGGCCGCTGGTGGTGGCGTCCACCCCCAGGCCCAGCTGCATGTAGAGCGGCAGGAAGGTCACCACGCCCAGGAAGGCCATGGACAGCAGGAAGCCGGCCCCGTTGGCGGCGGCGAACACCCGGTTGGCGAACAGGCGCAGCGGCAGGATCGGATTGCTGACCTTGCTCTCGACGAACAGGAAGGCGGCCAGGGCCACGGCGGCGAAGGCGAACAGGCCCAGGCTCTGGGGCGAGCTCCAGGCGAAGTCGTGGCCGCCCAGGCTCAGCGCCAGCAGCAGGGGCACGAAGGCGGCGACCAGCAGGATGGCGCCGACATAGTCCACCGCGCCCGAGCGCCGGTGCTCCAGCGGCGGCATCTTGACCAGCACCATGAACAGCGACAGCAGGGAAAGCGGCAGGTTAACGTAGAACACCCAGCGCCAGCCGGCGATCGTGTGCGCGCCGATATGCACCGTCCCGTGGTCGGTGAAATAGCCGCCGATCAGCGGGCCCAGGATGCTGGCCAGGCCGAACACCGAGCCGAACAGGCCGGCGAACTTGCCCCGCTCGCGCGGCGGATAGAGGTCGGCGATGATCGCGAAGGCGGTGGTGAACAGCGCCCCGCCGCCGACGCCCTGCAGGGCGCGGCAGACGATCAGCTGGACCATGCCGCTCATGCCCAGCACCGGGCCGAACTCGCCCGACAGCCCCGCGAACCACGAGCCGGCCAGGAAGATGCCGATGCCGATCAGTAGGATGGGCTTGCGGCCGTAGATGTCGCCCAGCTTGCCCCAGATCGGCACCATCACCGTCGAGGTCAGCAGATAGGCGGTGGTGACCCAGGCGTAGAGGGTCAGGCCGTTCAGCTCGGCGATGATCCGCGGCATGGCCGTGGAGACCACCGTCTGGTCCAGGGCGCTGAGCAGGAAGACGATCATCAGCGCGGCCATGGTCAGCCGCCGCTCGGTGTCGGTGAAGGTCTGGGTGGTCATACGGTCCCCACGGCGTCGTCGGTCCGTTTCATGCGGGCGAGCCGCGTGGTCCGCAAGCCAGAACGTCGTTCCGGTGGCGGGCGCGCCGCCTGTAACGCTCGCGCGATAATCTCGAGGTTGGGGAGCGAAGACCTCGTCCTTCGACAAGCTCAGGATGAGGTCTTCGACTGTCAGGCCTGCAAATGGTCCTCATCCTGAGCCGGTCGAAGGACGAGGACCACGCACGGTGCTAGTGCTTGGGCGGACCGCCCTTGCGCCGCGACAGCATGTTCAGGCCCTCGACCCCGGCCGAGAAGGCCATGGCCGCGTAGATGTAGCCCTTGGGCACGTGGACCCCGAAGCCCTCGGCGATCAGCACCGCCCCGATCATCAGCAGGAAGCCCAGGGCCAGCATCACGACGGTGGGGTTGTCGTTGATGAAATTGCCCAGCGGATCGGCGGCCACCATCATCAGGCCCACCGCGACGATCACCGCGATGATCATCACCGGCAGGTGGTCGGTCATGCCCACGGCGGTCAGGATCGAGTCGATCGAGAACACGATGTCCAGCAGGATGATCTGGACGATCGCCCCGCCGACGTTGGACACGGCCGCCGTCTTGATGTCGGGCGCGGCGTCGCCGGTGTTGGGATCGACGCTGTGGTGGATTTCCTTGGTGGCCTTCCAGATCAGGAACAGGCCGCCGGCGATCAGGATCAGGTCGCGCCACGAGAAGGCGGTCTCGAAGGTCGGTTCGCCGTGAGAGAGCGGTCCGGCCAGGCCCAGGTCGAACACCGGGGCGGTCAGGCCCACGATGAAGGCGATGGTCGACAGCAGGACCAGTCGCATGATCAGGGCCAACGAAATGCCGATCCGACGCACCCTCTGTCGATGTTCGGGCGGCAGCTTGTTGGAGAGGATGGAAATGAACACCAGGTTGTCGATGCCAAGCACGACTTCCATGACGATCAACGTGACCAGGGCGGCCCAGACGGCTGGGTCCGCGGCGAGGTGAAGGAGTTCGTTCATCGTACCGATCTAAGTTCGGTTTGGAAAACGCGTCTGCGCCTCCCCCTCAAGAGGCGCCGTCCATGCAAGGAACGCGACGGAAGCCCCCAGGCTTCGCCAAACCAAGAGTCGACATGATGCCAGACGCCGCCAATATCAAGCCCCTGACGGCGCTGCGCTTCTTCGCCGCCTTCTGGGTGGTGATGTACCACTACTGGCCCAACCTCTCGGTGGCGGCGCCGCCGGCGATGATCGGCAAGGGCTATCTGGGCGTCGAGGCGTTCTTCACCCTGTCGGGCTTCATCCTCTGCCACGTCTATCTGCAAGGCTTCGGCGGCGGGCGGTTCAAGTACGGCGACTTCCTGTGGAACCGGCTGGCGCGGGTCTATCCGCTGCACCTGGTCACCCTGGCGGGGGTGGGACTGATGGCCGCGGTCGCCGGCCTGGCCGGGATCGCCGTCGACCCGAACATGCTGGCCTGGAGCGCCCTGCCGGCCAATCTGCTGCTGGTCCAGGCTTGGGGCTTCGCGCCGGTGTCGGGCTGGAACCATCCGTCGTGGTCGATCTCGGCCGAGTGGTTCGCCTATCTCAGCTTCCCGGCCTTCGCCTGGGCCGCCTGGCGGCTGCGCGATCGTCCGCGCCTGGCCGTCGGCCTGGCCCTGGCCCTGATCGCCGGCCTCTATCCGCTGTTCCAGGCCTTGGCGGGCTTCTCGCTGACCGAGGCGACCATCCGCTGGGGTTTCCTCAGGATCGTTCCGTGCTTCGCCTATGGCTGCGCCCTGCACGCCTTGTGGCGCTCGGGCCTCGTCACCGGCCGCTTTTCGGGGGTGGGCGCCTGCCTGGCGGGCGCCGCCGTGCTGCTGGCCGTGCACTTCGGCGCGCCCGATCCGTTCATTATTATCACGCTGGGCGCCCTGATCGTCATGCTGGCGGCCCTGGCCGCGACCGGCTCGCGCTTCGCGTCTCAAGCGCCGCTCGTGTATTTGGGCGAGATCAGCTACTCGACCTACATGATCTGCATCCCGTGGAAGATCCTGGCGGTGAACGCCGCGGAGAAGCTTCTCAAGATCGATGGAGATCAACTGCCGGCCTATGCTTGGCTGTTAATCGTGGCCGCACTGGTCCCGCTGTCGGCGCTGTCGTATCACATCATCGAAAAGCCGATGCGTGAGCGCATGAAAACTTGGGCGAAGGGCTGGCGGGAGCGACGTCCTGCCACGGCGAAAGCCTGATAAACAGACTTTTC
The window above is part of the Caulobacter soli genome. Proteins encoded here:
- a CDS encoding tyrosine recombinase XerC, with amino-acid sequence MTTARQALTAWLDHLANERRASPRTVRAYGDNVLAYLNFMERHRGETLSTADMGTITAAELRAYLAFRRDPGESGEDGLSPRSLSQSLSSIRAFHRYLDHRLGTPNAAIGLVRGPRIKVGAPRPVSEDQAHGLIAELSLDPDREDWEVARDEAVLTLLWGCGLRISEGLSLLRRDAPLADSLRITGKGGKTRIVPVLDIVRERIDTYLAALPFALGPDDPLFRAKRGGPLSPRHVQATMQTLRSRLGLSDRATPHALRHSFATHLLGAGADLRSIQDLLGHASLSTTQRYTQVDAAGLLAAYGKAHPRA
- a CDS encoding DUF484 family protein; amino-acid sequence: MTDATQARLPLTVDPALVRDFLLAEPDFLHGDPDLLSDLGLRPDASNVVDFGPAALARVSAAHEREALFRRQIEATARANFSAQAQSHAAVIDLLDARNHSDLARRVDEMAILRFGLAAGVVVLEGPGRVPAGWHALIAGQIEMTMGDHGVARMGFHAPALGLFGDRIEEIKSMALVRMALWEPSRQGLLAFGSSDPEGFTADMGSDLVAFLARVVERTAERWPIL
- a CDS encoding primosomal protein N' — its product is MPRIASVLLPMPLPEAFDYAEPEGLGLMVGDHVAVPLGPRVIRGVVTALRDGAGHNRPLKPVLERVDDPPLPPGVLTFVEWAARYSVDIPGWPLAMALRGLRHPAAKPDKALALTGTQPARMTPARLKVLAAAQAGPMASGALATAAGVSAGVVKGLVDEGALAVTWIEPDSSFPQPDLSLPPQTLNPSQRASADVLSEMLGAGGFQAALLDGVTGSGKTEVYLEAVAAALAADPDSQVLILLPEIALTQAVIARFESRFGAAPIEWHSGVSPPKRRRAWEGVATGRARIVVGARSALFLPFRRLRLVVVDEEHDGSFKQEEGFIYQARDLAVARAKIEGALVVLASATPSLESLWNAQQGRYRWLRLSARHGAAQLPDIGLIDMRETPPEPGRWLSPPLVKAVSVALSRGEQSLLFLNRRGYAPLVLCKACGEKMKSPDTDSWLVEHRYTGRLVCHLTGFSMKKPEACPHCGAKDSLTSIGPGVERVEEEARHLFPDARVAVFSSDTVFDAAGARALVDSMAAGEIDILVATQAAAKGHNFPNLTLVGVVDADLSLRGGDLRAGERTFQLLAQAAGRAGRHEKPGRALLQTYSPEHGVLQALKAQDRDAFVEAEMAMRQEAGLPPFGRLAAVIATGPDPVALEAYCNALAAATPNADGVEVFGPADAPLALVRGRRRKRFLVRADRSVDLQGFLAAWRARAKVPNSVRVVFDVDPYSFL
- a CDS encoding MDR family MFS transporter, producing the protein MTTQTFTDTERRLTMAALMIVFLLSALDQTVVSTAMPRIIAELNGLTLYAWVTTAYLLTSTVMVPIWGKLGDIYGRKPILLIGIGIFLAGSWFAGLSGEFGPVLGMSGMVQLIVCRALQGVGGGALFTTAFAIIADLYPPRERGKFAGLFGSVFGLASILGPLIGGYFTDHGTVHIGAHTIAGWRWVFYVNLPLSLLSLFMVLVKMPPLEHRRSGAVDYVGAILLVAAFVPLLLALSLGGHDFAWSSPQSLGLFAFAAVALAAFLFVESKVSNPILPLRLFANRVFAAANGAGFLLSMAFLGVVTFLPLYMQLGLGVDATTSGLAILPMMGGLIVSSTAAGQIVSRTGRYKPLLIAGAVLLMTGFWLLSRCGVHTTLPDLCWRMAIVGLGLGPSQSLFNIAIQSSVEVRDIGVATSSNQFFRQIGSTIGVAIFGALLTHRLASEGQGLDLGALQGMALKATAQGAARHADPALAQALTHALTGVFAGGILVTGLGLAATLLLPTITLRGRMPVEPVLEKEPV
- a CDS encoding TerC family protein, encoding MNELLHLAADPAVWAALVTLIVMEVVLGIDNLVFISILSNKLPPEHRQRVRRIGISLALIMRLVLLSTIAFIVGLTAPVFDLGLAGPLSHGEPTFETAFSWRDLILIAGGLFLIWKATKEIHHSVDPNTGDAAPDIKTAAVSNVGGAIVQIILLDIVFSIDSILTAVGMTDHLPVMIIAVIVAVGLMMVAADPLGNFINDNPTVVMLALGFLLMIGAVLIAEGFGVHVPKGYIYAAMAFSAGVEGLNMLSRRKGGPPKH
- a CDS encoding acyltransferase family protein; the encoded protein is MPDAANIKPLTALRFFAAFWVVMYHYWPNLSVAAPPAMIGKGYLGVEAFFTLSGFILCHVYLQGFGGGRFKYGDFLWNRLARVYPLHLVTLAGVGLMAAVAGLAGIAVDPNMLAWSALPANLLLVQAWGFAPVSGWNHPSWSISAEWFAYLSFPAFAWAAWRLRDRPRLAVGLALALIAGLYPLFQALAGFSLTEATIRWGFLRIVPCFAYGCALHALWRSGLVTGRFSGVGACLAGAAVLLAVHFGAPDPFIIITLGALIVMLAALAATGSRFASQAPLVYLGEISYSTYMICIPWKILAVNAAEKLLKIDGDQLPAYAWLLIVAALVPLSALSYHIIEKPMRERMKTWAKGWRERRPATAKA